From the genome of Hymenobacter cellulosilyticus, one region includes:
- a CDS encoding T9SS type B sorting domain-containing protein, producing MGTPTDRVTGFLARLGEASTVRIGGGTEICAGGQLQLQALPSAPAATYVWNTGATTASITVIQPGSYTVTATFPGGATATATHQVRALQPVVQILGDTLLCPGGIVRLTASAPGASSLLWSTGSPLSTLEVTQAGVYELTASYGAGCSVTRRVTIVLPTVTINGPAASCVSPSSPALLMALAPGATAFRWSTGATTDGITATQTGTYQVTATFPAGCTATANYSVLAPVASITGNSLLCPGATTTLSARDASATAYRWNTGATGPELVVSQPGTYSVRVSYSGDCSSEARHTVQLLPGNPPLSLGADTTLCEGQTLTLRLPGPPDQAGTTYRWSDGSTGATLLVQAAGTYSVERRNSCGIQTASRRIEARRCWLIPNVVTPNGDQRNDRFAPQGLVGEWSLVVFNRWGKQVYTADIYHNEWGDVPAGIYYYTLRQPATNQVIRGWVEVMGSSRD from the coding sequence TTGGGCACACCCACGGACAGGGTCACGGGTTTTTTGGCCCGCCTGGGCGAGGCTTCAACTGTGCGCATTGGCGGGGGCACGGAAATTTGCGCCGGGGGCCAATTACAGTTACAGGCGTTGCCTTCTGCGCCGGCGGCCACCTACGTCTGGAACACGGGAGCTACCACGGCCTCCATTACCGTCATCCAACCGGGCAGCTATACCGTTACGGCTACCTTCCCCGGCGGGGCTACCGCCACGGCCACGCATCAGGTCCGCGCCCTTCAGCCCGTGGTGCAGATTCTTGGCGACACGTTGCTGTGTCCGGGCGGTATAGTTCGCCTGACGGCTTCCGCGCCGGGAGCATCTTCCCTGCTCTGGAGTACCGGCTCGCCGCTTTCCACGCTGGAGGTCACCCAAGCCGGCGTTTATGAGCTGACGGCTTCCTACGGGGCGGGCTGCAGCGTAACGCGCCGCGTCACCATCGTGCTGCCAACGGTGACTATCAATGGCCCGGCTGCCTCTTGCGTTAGCCCAAGCAGTCCGGCGCTGCTGATGGCTTTGGCACCGGGAGCCACGGCTTTCCGCTGGAGCACCGGGGCTACGACGGATGGCATAACCGCCACGCAGACCGGAACTTACCAGGTAACGGCAACCTTTCCCGCGGGGTGCACCGCTACGGCAAACTACTCGGTCCTGGCTCCGGTCGCTTCTATTACGGGCAACTCCCTGTTGTGCCCGGGAGCTACGACAACGCTTTCCGCCCGGGATGCCTCGGCCACTGCCTACCGTTGGAATACGGGGGCCACGGGGCCGGAGCTCGTGGTCAGCCAGCCAGGCACGTATTCGGTCCGCGTATCATACTCCGGGGACTGCAGCAGTGAGGCCCGGCACACCGTGCAGCTCCTGCCCGGTAATCCGCCGCTCTCGTTGGGAGCCGATACCACGCTTTGTGAGGGACAAACGCTGACTTTACGATTACCTGGTCCACCGGACCAGGCAGGCACCACGTACCGGTGGTCGGATGGTTCTACCGGGGCCACGCTACTGGTGCAGGCGGCAGGCACATACTCGGTAGAGCGCCGCAACAGCTGCGGAATTCAGACAGCCAGCCGACGCATTGAGGCCCGGCGCTGCTGGCTTATCCCGAATGTCGTCACGCCGAACGGTGACCAGAGAAATGACCGGTTTGCGCCTCAGGGCTTAGTGGGTGAATGGTCGTTGGTGGTGTTCAACCGCTGGGGGAAACAAGTGTATACTGCCGATATCTACCACAATGAGTGGGGAGACGTACCGGCCGGCATCTATTACTACACCTTGCGCCAACCGGCTACCAACCAAGTAATACGAGGATGGGTGGAGGTTATGGGTAGCTCGCGCGACTAG
- a CDS encoding acyltransferase family protein produces the protein MVRNTARVAELRKSTATVHFPGLNAFRFVAATVVVLVHIALVQKELRISSFLVPIPQSVGGLAVTFFFVLSGFLITYLLLHERAASGTVDVGKFYWRRILRIWPLYYLILFLAFVFLNNRALLPSIADPAVYKQAPTNIALYLVLLPSLAFTYNMQILYANQLWSVGVEEQFYLVWPLFMKRLGRSGQFYSMLALVVGFVLVRNGTALLIWFLPEYDQVLYRFIALLTITRIDCMAIGGLGAYALYYHPQWVHRFISSVYVDIVVLITVLVLASRDTFIPYIHHEFYSVLFCYVILSGSCKPGSILQLKGKTWDWLGKLSYGIYMWHMAVIALAQFAIKTFAITQHATINWMLYTSVVPATILVSWLSYQFIEQPFLKIKSRFVVVKSCAA, from the coding sequence ATGGTACGAAATACAGCACGAGTAGCAGAGCTTCGCAAGTCTACCGCGACAGTTCATTTTCCTGGCTTAAATGCCTTTCGCTTTGTGGCTGCTACCGTCGTAGTATTGGTTCATATCGCCTTGGTGCAGAAAGAACTCCGAATCAGTTCCTTCCTTGTTCCCATACCCCAGAGTGTAGGCGGCCTGGCTGTCACCTTCTTCTTTGTGTTGTCGGGCTTCCTAATCACCTATCTGCTCTTACACGAGAGGGCGGCGAGTGGCACGGTGGACGTTGGAAAGTTCTACTGGCGGCGCATTCTGCGCATCTGGCCGCTCTACTACCTCATTTTATTTCTAGCCTTTGTTTTTCTGAATAATCGGGCGCTTCTGCCTAGCATTGCTGACCCTGCAGTGTACAAGCAAGCCCCAACCAACATTGCGCTGTACTTAGTGCTGCTACCCTCATTAGCTTTCACCTACAACATGCAAATCCTGTATGCCAACCAGCTCTGGTCGGTAGGCGTGGAAGAGCAATTTTATCTGGTGTGGCCTCTGTTTATGAAGCGCCTGGGCAGAAGTGGCCAGTTCTATAGCATGCTGGCTTTGGTTGTCGGCTTCGTGCTGGTTCGCAATGGGACGGCTCTGCTCATTTGGTTTTTGCCAGAGTATGACCAGGTGCTTTATCGATTTATTGCCCTGCTGACCATTACCCGGATTGACTGTATGGCCATTGGCGGCCTGGGCGCCTACGCGCTCTACTACCATCCGCAGTGGGTACACCGGTTTATATCGAGCGTTTACGTGGATATCGTAGTCCTCATAACCGTTCTGGTACTGGCCTCGCGGGATACCTTTATCCCCTACATACACCACGAGTTCTATAGTGTGCTGTTTTGCTACGTTATCTTGAGCGGCTCCTGTAAGCCCGGATCCATTCTGCAGCTTAAGGGAAAGACCTGGGACTGGCTTGGCAAACTGTCCTATGGCATTTATATGTGGCATATGGCCGTTATTGCTCTAGCACAATTCGCCATCAAGACATTCGCTATTACGCAACATGCTACCATTAATTGGATGCTGTACACCTCGGTAGTGCCGGCCACTATCCTAGTTTCTTGGTTGTCTTACCAATTCATCGAGCAGCCATTTTTAAAAATAAAGTCCCGCTTTGTGGTTGTAAAAAGTTGTGCTGCATAG
- a CDS encoding ABC transporter permease has product MRVFRILFSYEWRHFRAAKGLVLLCSLLLATGLYSIYYGTTEIERQRQHLATLPELTRRNVEELQVKFPGPADAGDIGYYHTTFAVHHPDAWAALSLGLRDVNPSYVKLRLLGLHNQLYAADNTNPMKTLSGNFDLAFVLVYLLPLLIIALSFNLLSAEREEGILTLLLAQPIRPATVIGAKLAFRTALVLGLAGLLSVVGMGWAQVPLDGRVLSWLALTTLYCLFWFGVVLVVTALHRSSAVNAVALLGAWLLLVVLVPSLLNLGVAAARPVPQGIELTIKQREEIHAGWDRPKTQTMNRFFALYPQWRDTATIRERFVWRWYYAFQHLGDQAVAREAAAYATGLQQRYDLVEKLNLLSPAINAQSSLNALAGSDLPTHLAFQRSVTRYHDSLRAFYYPFLFRKVEFTHADYAREPRHTFTSTPELPTAWRGLGKLLLSVVVVYSLGLVLLTRRPVAAS; this is encoded by the coding sequence ATGCGCGTATTTCGAATTCTGTTTTCCTACGAGTGGCGGCACTTTCGCGCGGCCAAAGGGCTGGTGCTCTTGTGCAGCCTGCTGCTGGCTACGGGCCTCTACAGCATCTACTACGGTACCACCGAAATTGAGCGGCAGCGCCAGCACCTGGCCACCCTGCCCGAGCTGACCCGCCGCAACGTGGAGGAGCTGCAGGTGAAGTTTCCCGGTCCCGCCGACGCCGGCGACATCGGCTACTACCACACCACCTTCGCCGTGCACCATCCGGATGCCTGGGCAGCTCTTTCCCTGGGCCTGCGCGACGTAAACCCAAGCTACGTGAAGCTGCGCCTGCTGGGCTTGCACAACCAGCTCTACGCCGCCGACAACACCAACCCGATGAAGACGCTCAGCGGCAACTTCGACCTGGCCTTCGTGCTGGTGTACCTGCTACCGCTGCTCATCATTGCCCTGAGCTTCAACTTGCTGTCTGCTGAGCGCGAGGAAGGAATTCTGACCTTGCTGCTGGCCCAGCCCATTCGGCCCGCCACGGTTATCGGGGCTAAGCTGGCCTTCCGTACCGCGCTGGTGCTGGGGCTGGCCGGGCTGCTCTCGGTGGTGGGCATGGGGTGGGCCCAAGTGCCGCTGGATGGCCGCGTGCTGAGTTGGCTGGCTTTGACCACGCTCTACTGCCTGTTCTGGTTTGGGGTGGTGTTGGTTGTCACGGCGCTGCACCGTTCTTCGGCCGTGAATGCGGTGGCTTTGCTGGGCGCGTGGCTGCTGCTGGTCGTGCTGGTGCCTAGCCTGCTCAACCTGGGCGTAGCCGCCGCCCGGCCCGTACCCCAGGGTATTGAGCTGACGATAAAGCAGCGGGAGGAAATCCACGCCGGCTGGGACCGGCCCAAAACCCAGACCATGAACCGTTTTTTTGCCCTCTACCCGCAGTGGCGCGACACGGCCACCATCCGGGAGCGGTTTGTGTGGCGCTGGTACTATGCCTTCCAGCACCTCGGCGACCAGGCCGTGGCCCGGGAGGCGGCCGCCTACGCCACTGGCCTGCAGCAGCGCTACGATTTGGTGGAGAAGCTCAACCTGCTTTCCCCGGCCATCAACGCCCAAAGCAGCCTCAATGCCCTGGCCGGCTCCGACCTGCCCACCCACCTGGCCTTTCAGCGCAGCGTCACCCGCTACCACGATTCGCTGCGGGCCTTTTACTACCCGTTTCTCTTCCGCAAAGTCGAATTCACCCACGCCGACTACGCCCGGGAGCCCCGGCACACGTTCACCAGCACGCCCGAACTGCCTACCGCCTGGCGCGGCTTGGGCAAGCTGCTGTTGAGCGTGGTCGTGGTCTACAGCCTGGGCTTGGTGCTGCTCACCCGACGGCCGGTTGCGGCCAGCTAA